One region of Priestia megaterium genomic DNA includes:
- a CDS encoding superoxide dismutase: MADQDERKRYLMEVQTWLEQVCDPVFEEAFTEVDITSYITRTQEDVLEYLSEEDVNEYTLEEINNAVRHIDKILKERLGDDGRERESIAPGQHELPPLGYSYSALEPYINREIMRLHHSKHHQSYVDGLNKAELMLQQARNTNNFDLIKHWEREASFHGSGHYLHTIFWEIMSPEGGGRPRRQLLQQLQKDFGSYEKFVMHFSQAAKKVEGVGWAILVWSPRSRKLEVLQAERHQLLTQWDTIPLLVLDVWEHAYYLQYKNERDPYVDNWWKIVYWPNVEKRFEAAKMLQWQPY; the protein is encoded by the coding sequence ATGGCCGATCAAGATGAGAGAAAAAGATACTTGATGGAAGTTCAGACCTGGCTTGAACAAGTATGTGATCCTGTATTTGAAGAAGCCTTTACAGAAGTAGATATAACGTCATATATCACGCGCACGCAAGAAGACGTTCTTGAATATTTAAGTGAAGAAGATGTGAACGAATATACGTTAGAAGAAATCAATAATGCGGTACGGCACATTGATAAAATCTTAAAAGAGCGGCTTGGAGACGACGGCAGGGAGAGGGAATCGATAGCGCCGGGGCAGCATGAGCTGCCGCCACTTGGTTATAGTTACTCAGCTCTTGAGCCGTATATTAACCGGGAAATTATGCGCCTTCATCACAGCAAGCATCACCAAAGCTATGTCGATGGATTAAATAAAGCAGAGCTCATGCTGCAGCAAGCCCGTAACACAAACAATTTTGACCTCATAAAACATTGGGAACGGGAAGCTTCTTTTCATGGCTCCGGTCATTATCTGCATACAATCTTTTGGGAAATCATGAGTCCAGAAGGAGGAGGAAGGCCGAGGCGCCAGCTGCTGCAGCAGCTTCAAAAAGACTTTGGCAGCTATGAGAAATTTGTGATGCACTTTTCTCAAGCCGCAAAAAAAGTAGAAGGTGTGGGCTGGGCTATCTTAGTATGGTCGCCGCGTTCGCGAAAGCTTGAAGTCTTGCAAGCGGAGCGCCATCAGCTTCTTACGCAGTGGGATACCATTCCGCTTCTTGTATTAGACGTATGGGAACACGCTTATTATTTGCAGTACAAAAATGAACGTGATCCGTACGTTGATAATTGGTGGAAAATCGTTTACTGGCCAAATGTAGAAAAAAGGTTTGAGGCAGCTAAAATGCTTCAGTGGCAGCCGTATTAA
- a CDS encoding acetyl-CoA hydrolase/transferase family protein — MENVRNRIKHEALQNRVVSAEEAASWIQDGMTLGLSGFTRAGDVKAVPFALAKRAETEAIKVSVYTGASLGSDVDKLFAEKGMLNKRLPFQADPTMRKKINEGEFQFIDQHLSHTSEWVRSGVLDSIDFAILEAVSITDDGMMIPTTSIGNSMVFAEHAKSIIIEINTAQPELLEGIHDLYDPGAQGKRDAIPLKKSDDRIGSLGIPIDLDKVKGIVFTNQLDSPSTIVAPDEETVVMAQNLISFLRQEIKEGRLTESLAPLQSGIGSVANAVFHGLLDSEFHDLEVYSEVLQDAVFDLFDAGKVTFASCCSITLSADKMKQVFSNFEAYRDKLILRPQEISNHPEIIRRLGLISINTALELDIYGNVNSTHVMGTKMMNGIGGSGDFARNARLGIFVTKSIAKNGDISSIVPFVSHVDHSEHDVDVIVTEQGYADLRGLAPRERAKRIIENCAHPMYRDQLMAYYEEALTRGGQTPHVLEKAFSFHTSYQKNGTMRETVAQTN; from the coding sequence ATGGAAAACGTACGTAATCGAATTAAGCATGAAGCATTACAGAATCGCGTTGTCTCTGCTGAAGAAGCAGCGTCTTGGATTCAAGATGGAATGACGCTTGGTCTAAGCGGTTTTACACGCGCGGGCGATGTCAAAGCTGTGCCGTTTGCGCTAGCGAAACGAGCGGAAACTGAGGCAATAAAAGTCAGCGTGTATACCGGTGCTTCACTTGGGTCAGATGTGGATAAGCTATTTGCAGAAAAAGGCATGTTAAACAAACGCCTGCCGTTTCAAGCGGATCCGACGATGCGTAAAAAAATTAATGAAGGTGAATTTCAGTTTATTGACCAGCATTTATCGCATACTTCTGAATGGGTGCGTTCAGGCGTGTTAGATTCAATAGATTTCGCTATTTTGGAAGCGGTTTCTATCACAGATGACGGAATGATGATTCCAACAACGTCAATCGGCAATTCAATGGTGTTTGCCGAGCATGCAAAATCAATTATTATTGAAATAAACACAGCGCAGCCAGAGCTGTTAGAAGGTATTCACGATCTGTATGATCCGGGCGCTCAAGGAAAGCGAGATGCAATTCCTTTGAAAAAATCCGATGATCGTATTGGTTCGTTAGGCATACCAATTGATTTAGATAAAGTAAAGGGTATTGTATTTACAAATCAGCTAGATTCACCGTCTACAATTGTAGCACCTGACGAAGAAACGGTTGTGATGGCTCAAAATTTGATTTCATTTTTACGTCAAGAAATTAAAGAAGGGCGATTAACTGAATCGCTTGCCCCTTTACAATCTGGAATTGGATCCGTGGCAAATGCCGTTTTCCACGGTTTGTTAGATTCGGAGTTTCATGATTTAGAAGTGTATTCAGAAGTATTGCAAGACGCCGTGTTTGATTTATTTGATGCAGGAAAAGTTACGTTTGCTTCTTGCTGCTCAATTACGCTTTCAGCGGATAAAATGAAACAAGTTTTCTCTAATTTTGAAGCCTATCGAGATAAACTTATTCTTCGTCCGCAGGAAATTTCCAACCATCCCGAGATCATTCGTCGTTTAGGGCTGATTTCTATTAACACTGCACTAGAGCTAGACATTTACGGAAACGTCAATTCCACGCATGTGATGGGAACAAAAATGATGAACGGAATCGGAGGCTCAGGGGATTTTGCCCGAAATGCGCGCCTTGGTATTTTTGTAACAAAATCCATTGCTAAAAACGGTGATATTTCAAGCATAGTGCCGTTTGTTTCGCACGTTGATCATTCGGAACACGATGTGGATGTCATTGTAACAGAGCAAGGATATGCAGACTTACGCGGACTTGCTCCAAGAGAACGAGCAAAGCGCATTATTGAAAATTGTGCACATCCAATGTACCGCGACCAGCTTATGGCGTATTACGAAGAAGCGCTCACGCGAGGCGGCCAAACACCGCACGTTCTTGAAAAAGCCTTTTCTTTTCATACGTCTTATCAAAAAAATGGAACGATGAGAGAAACCGTAGCACAAACAAATTAA
- a CDS encoding SDR family oxidoreductase: MKHALITAGHKGIGKKVTEQFLKKQYSVTVHFRSDKNKVRELQEEWHQYSDNVQFIEGDITNKEDIEHVVAQAMERFGRIDVLINNAGPYVFERKKLIEYTDSEWYEMVEGNLSSVFHFVKAVVPIMKNQQFGRIITYGFQDVEHTPGWMYRAAFSAAKSGLASLTKSLALEVAEYGITANMVCPGDIVGDMKESDIIKARLLEDKATPVGRSGTGEDIARIIEFLCDENSDMITGSIISASGGVDVVHKSKKQAPGR; the protein is encoded by the coding sequence ATGAAACATGCATTAATTACAGCAGGTCATAAAGGTATCGGCAAAAAAGTAACAGAACAGTTTCTAAAAAAGCAGTATTCCGTTACCGTCCATTTTCGCAGTGATAAAAATAAAGTGCGAGAACTGCAAGAAGAATGGCATCAATATAGTGATAACGTACAGTTTATAGAAGGAGACATAACAAATAAAGAAGATATTGAACATGTCGTTGCGCAGGCTATGGAGCGGTTTGGACGTATTGATGTTTTAATTAATAATGCAGGTCCGTATGTATTTGAAAGAAAGAAATTAATAGAGTACACAGACAGTGAATGGTATGAAATGGTGGAAGGGAATTTAAGCTCTGTTTTTCACTTTGTCAAAGCTGTTGTTCCTATTATGAAAAACCAGCAGTTTGGACGGATTATTACATACGGCTTTCAAGATGTAGAGCATACCCCTGGATGGATGTACCGCGCGGCTTTTAGTGCCGCTAAGTCAGGGCTAGCTTCTCTGACCAAATCGCTTGCTCTAGAAGTAGCGGAATACGGGATTACGGCCAATATGGTCTGCCCCGGAGATATTGTAGGAGACATGAAAGAAAGTGATATTATAAAAGCAAGATTACTAGAAGACAAAGCAACGCCTGTCGGTCGATCAGGGACAGGAGAAGACATTGCGCGTATTATTGAGTTTCTTTGTGATGAAAACTCAGATATGATTACAGGCAGTATTATATCCGCTTCGGGTGGAGTAGACGTTGTTCATAAAAGCAAAAAACAAGCCCCTGGCAGATAA
- a CDS encoding YjcZ family sporulation protein, translated as MGYYGGYGYGCGYSGGGCGGGFALIIVLFILLIIIGASCFGGGWC; from the coding sequence ATGGGATACTACGGAGGTTACGGATACGGTTGTGGTTATAGCGGCGGTGGCTGCGGCGGCGGTTTCGCTTTAATCATTGTACTTTTCATCTTATTAATCATCATCGGCGCTTCTTGCTTCGGCGGCGGCTGGTGCTAA
- a CDS encoding SDR family oxidoreductase, which translates to MIALTGKVALVTGAASGIGRASAITLAEQGARVALLDLEEEKLQEVKETIMASGGECIAIKTDVSDSESIKESIETISSLWSQLHIVSINAGINGTFSSIEELSPEDWTKTIDTNLTSTFLTVKHSIPYLKAQGGSVIITSSINGNRTFSNIGMSAYSSSKAGQMAFGKMAALELSTYGIRVNVICPGAVDTNIESNTFRQEDKLKEVAIPIEYPNGNQPLAKRSAKPEEVADLISFLASDASKHITGSEMFIDGGESLL; encoded by the coding sequence ATGATTGCATTAACTGGAAAAGTTGCGCTTGTGACGGGAGCGGCATCTGGAATTGGACGCGCTTCAGCCATTACCTTAGCTGAACAAGGAGCGCGCGTTGCTCTTTTAGACTTAGAGGAAGAAAAATTACAAGAAGTAAAAGAGACCATCATGGCGAGCGGCGGAGAGTGTATAGCCATTAAAACAGACGTATCTGACTCTGAAAGTATAAAAGAGAGTATCGAAACGATTAGCAGCTTATGGAGTCAATTACATATTGTTTCTATTAACGCAGGCATCAACGGTACGTTTTCTTCTATTGAAGAACTATCACCAGAAGATTGGACAAAAACAATTGATACAAATTTAACGAGTACTTTTTTAACCGTGAAGCATTCTATTCCTTATTTGAAAGCTCAGGGAGGAAGCGTTATTATTACTAGCTCCATTAATGGCAACCGTACATTTTCAAACATCGGCATGAGCGCATACAGTTCCTCAAAGGCTGGCCAAATGGCCTTCGGCAAAATGGCAGCTCTTGAACTTTCTACATACGGAATACGGGTTAACGTCATTTGTCCAGGAGCAGTTGATACAAATATTGAAAGCAATACATTCCGTCAAGAAGACAAATTAAAAGAAGTCGCGATTCCAATTGAATATCCAAATGGCAATCAACCGCTTGCTAAACGCTCGGCTAAGCCCGAAGAAGTAGCAGATTTAATTTCCTTTTTAGCTTCTGACGCGTCCAAACATATTACCGGAAGTGAAATGTTTATTGACGGCGGAGAATCGCTGCTGTAA
- a CDS encoding cupin domain-containing protein, with protein MSTPYMDYNNPNVQYFSDVNKNRLNTRNDQNYINRLGRDVLNTLGNVSLLDIYLSKSRVVEPHYHQNAAELVYCISGSAVVSLINPFNNEVTNIPITPGQVANIPQGWWHWEIASEDNTHLLAIFDAPYPEYIFGSDILNKTPIEVLAHTYCLDPEQLKKTLAPLKNQTIVIGPTDECGEKEHYKKKKQVGPVHHQQPTYTYPPPQNPYYSPQNPYHYRYW; from the coding sequence TTGTCAACGCCCTATATGGATTACAATAATCCAAACGTACAATACTTTTCTGATGTGAACAAAAACAGACTTAATACGCGAAACGATCAAAATTACATTAACCGATTGGGCCGGGATGTGCTCAACACATTAGGAAATGTATCATTACTTGATATTTACTTAAGCAAAAGCCGTGTAGTCGAACCGCACTATCACCAAAATGCCGCTGAGCTTGTCTACTGCATTTCAGGCTCAGCCGTCGTTTCATTAATCAATCCGTTTAACAACGAAGTCACAAATATTCCGATTACTCCCGGTCAAGTAGCCAATATCCCTCAAGGCTGGTGGCACTGGGAAATTGCGTCTGAAGACAATACGCATTTACTTGCCATTTTTGACGCCCCTTACCCGGAATACATTTTTGGATCTGATATTTTAAATAAAACGCCTATTGAAGTGCTTGCTCACACGTACTGCTTAGATCCGGAGCAGCTAAAGAAAACGCTGGCTCCGCTAAAAAATCAAACCATCGTGATTGGACCAACGGACGAATGCGGAGAAAAAGAACACTATAAAAAGAAAAAACAAGTAGGCCCTGTACACCACCAGCAGCCTACTTATACGTATCCTCCGCCTCAAAATCCTTATTACTCTCCTCAAAATCCCTATCACTATCGATATTGGTAG
- a CDS encoding quinone oxidoreductase family protein translates to MKALVFERFGGPDVLHYQDIPNPSIGPTDVLVRTKAIGLNFADVYRRKGNYHLTGTPPYILGYEGAGVVEEVGAEVSHVNVGDRIAFADVPFANAELVAVPQDKIIAVPDDISFDAAASVLLQGLTAHYLTQDSYSIQPGDYVLVHAAAGGVGQLLVQIAKLLGGQVIGLTSSSEKAKAAAQAGADYVFLYEDNWVEQVKEVTKRGADVAYESVGVTLEKSFEAVKTGGTVVFYGMAGGDPAPVDPRMLMDTSKTLTGGDLWNVLVSYEERKVRSQQLFEWISKGQLVLTDPVVFDLKDGAKAHELLESRKSTGKILLRP, encoded by the coding sequence ATGAAAGCATTAGTATTTGAAAGATTTGGAGGACCTGACGTTCTTCACTATCAAGATATACCGAATCCCTCTATTGGTCCAACAGACGTACTAGTAAGAACAAAAGCAATTGGACTTAATTTTGCGGATGTGTACCGAAGAAAAGGGAACTACCACTTAACGGGTACACCTCCGTATATTTTAGGATATGAAGGAGCAGGTGTGGTAGAAGAAGTAGGAGCAGAAGTAAGTCACGTTAACGTAGGAGACCGCATTGCTTTTGCTGACGTTCCTTTTGCAAATGCAGAGCTTGTTGCCGTGCCACAGGATAAAATAATTGCTGTACCTGACGATATTTCCTTTGATGCAGCTGCTTCTGTGCTTTTGCAAGGGTTAACGGCCCACTATTTAACACAAGACAGCTACAGCATTCAGCCGGGCGATTATGTGCTTGTTCACGCAGCTGCTGGAGGCGTAGGGCAGCTTTTAGTTCAAATTGCCAAGCTATTAGGCGGACAGGTTATTGGCTTAACGTCATCTTCTGAAAAAGCAAAAGCAGCGGCTCAAGCAGGGGCTGACTATGTCTTTTTATACGAAGATAACTGGGTGGAACAAGTGAAAGAAGTAACGAAGCGAGGCGCAGATGTTGCCTACGAATCTGTAGGAGTTACGCTAGAAAAAAGCTTTGAAGCCGTAAAAACAGGCGGAACCGTGGTATTTTACGGAATGGCAGGAGGCGATCCGGCTCCGGTCGACCCACGTATGCTGATGGATACCTCTAAAACGCTTACAGGCGGAGATCTGTGGAACGTGCTTGTATCTTATGAAGAACGCAAAGTACGCTCACAGCAGCTGTTTGAGTGGATCAGTAAAGGTCAGCTTGTGCTAACCGATCCTGTGGTATTTGACTTAAAAGACGGAGCGAAAGCACATGAGCTTCTTGAAAGCCGAAAAAGTACAGGTAAAATTTTGTTAAGACCGTAA
- a CDS encoding LytTR family DNA-binding domain-containing protein produces the protein MKPFKASALLDVISELFSDEASIAVSDLETYVYYRASKRINLKISPGDQIKKGTITYKALERKQKVSEFIHRDVFGTPYYGMAVPFLDEGDVQGCVTAIFPALTSGKSVVTLKVNEGWIPVPFSKIIYVEARDRKTYVYAQKYTGTHKYTLNEFDYVLPKEEFVRCHRSFIVNVTQIQEIYPDTHSTFLLVMNNGEKIPVSQSYASYFRKLLGF, from the coding sequence ATGAAACCATTTAAAGCCTCAGCCCTACTAGATGTTATCAGTGAATTGTTCTCCGATGAAGCGTCGATTGCCGTTTCAGATCTAGAAACGTACGTGTATTACCGAGCAAGCAAACGAATTAATTTGAAAATCAGCCCTGGAGATCAAATAAAAAAAGGAACGATTACATATAAAGCATTAGAACGAAAGCAAAAAGTATCGGAATTTATTCACCGAGACGTGTTCGGCACACCTTACTACGGCATGGCCGTGCCTTTTTTAGATGAAGGAGATGTTCAAGGATGCGTAACGGCGATTTTTCCTGCGTTAACGAGCGGAAAGTCAGTTGTGACGTTAAAGGTGAACGAAGGATGGATACCGGTTCCTTTCTCAAAAATCATCTACGTAGAAGCGCGTGACCGAAAAACCTATGTGTACGCACAGAAGTATACGGGTACGCATAAATACACGTTAAATGAATTTGATTATGTGCTTCCAAAAGAAGAGTTTGTGCGCTGTCATCGTTCCTTTATCGTCAATGTGACACAAATTCAAGAAATTTACCCTGATACACATTCGACTTTTTTATTAGTGATGAACAATGGAGAAAAAATTCCGGTCAGTCAGTCGTACGCCAGTTATTTTCGAAAGCTGCTTGGGTTTTAA
- a CDS encoding cold-shock protein: MEKGTVKWFNAEKGFGFIERENGDDVFVHFSAIQSEGFKSLDEGQAVTFDVEEGQRGPQAANVQKA; encoded by the coding sequence ATGGAAAAAGGTACAGTAAAATGGTTTAACGCAGAAAAAGGTTTCGGATTTATCGAGCGCGAAAACGGCGACGATGTATTCGTACATTTCTCAGCAATCCAAAGCGAAGGATTCAAATCTTTAGACGAAGGTCAAGCTGTAACATTCGACGTTGAAGAAGGTCAACGCGGACCTCAAGCTGCTAACGTTCAAAAAGCATAA
- a CDS encoding glycosyl transferase family 2, with protein sequence MLDQYEKINSTYEKLDELQLPFDKPILVGVEWNGVLFEFLVRLKKESSHLLVFGSGGGASQEMPAGPPYFQRHSWMNEFQDSIIYYNDPTLYLGKVSLAWGQGTSDRFYLKDIAVLIEKFMKKVQVSSSNVLFYGSSGGGFMSMFLAGYVKGAKALVNNPQTCLTKWLKTPVRQVFNLSYPNLTEDEVIASYGERINVVKFFRHINYVPKVYYLQNGAFEYDMNNHLLPFLTDLQDMPDDCEINNIKVELYYDPKLKHAAVSKQETIDYVNMAKKI encoded by the coding sequence TTGCTTGATCAATATGAAAAGATAAATAGTACGTATGAAAAGCTGGATGAACTTCAGCTGCCGTTTGATAAGCCCATTTTAGTAGGAGTCGAGTGGAACGGAGTGCTGTTTGAGTTTTTGGTGAGATTAAAAAAAGAGTCTTCTCATTTGCTTGTGTTTGGTTCAGGAGGAGGAGCAAGTCAAGAAATGCCGGCAGGTCCTCCATATTTTCAGCGCCATTCGTGGATGAATGAATTCCAAGATTCAATTATTTATTATAACGATCCTACGCTTTATTTAGGAAAGGTGTCGCTTGCGTGGGGGCAAGGGACAAGCGACCGTTTTTATTTAAAAGACATTGCGGTTTTAATTGAAAAGTTCATGAAAAAAGTACAGGTGAGTTCGTCTAATGTGCTATTTTACGGATCTTCGGGCGGCGGCTTTATGTCAATGTTTTTAGCGGGGTACGTAAAAGGAGCAAAAGCGCTTGTCAATAATCCGCAGACTTGCTTGACCAAGTGGCTGAAAACGCCGGTTCGGCAAGTGTTTAATTTATCTTATCCGAACTTGACAGAAGATGAAGTGATCGCCTCATACGGTGAGCGAATTAACGTAGTGAAGTTTTTTCGCCATATTAACTATGTGCCAAAGGTGTATTACTTGCAAAACGGGGCGTTTGAATACGATATGAACAATCACTTGCTGCCGTTTTTAACGGATTTGCAGGACATGCCAGACGACTGTGAAATCAATAATATAAAAGTGGAGCTCTATTATGACCCAAAGCTGAAGCACGCAGCTGTTAGTAAGCAAGAAACGATTGATTATGTGAATATGGCGAAGAAGATATAA
- a CDS encoding 3D domain-containing protein codes for MKKTMITFSLVLMSLFGVASGASAATNTYTVKSGDSLYKIAKTYKVSVSQLKQWNNLKSDSIHPKQVLKVSQVKSSTPAKAAPAKSSNVVKEFKVTATAYTANCKGCSGKTAIGIDLKKNPNQKVISVDPKVIKLGSKVYVEGYGTAIAADTGGAIKGNKIDVLLPSQKEALKWGRKTVKVQILK; via the coding sequence ATGAAAAAGACAATGATTACGTTCAGTTTAGTTCTAATGTCACTGTTCGGAGTGGCAAGTGGTGCATCAGCTGCAACAAATACATATACAGTAAAAAGCGGAGATTCGCTATACAAAATTGCAAAGACATACAAAGTATCGGTTAGTCAGCTGAAACAGTGGAATAACTTAAAGTCAGACAGCATTCATCCGAAACAAGTATTAAAAGTATCACAAGTAAAATCAAGCACGCCTGCTAAAGCAGCGCCTGCGAAGTCTTCAAACGTTGTGAAAGAATTTAAAGTAACAGCAACAGCGTACACAGCGAACTGCAAAGGCTGCAGCGGAAAAACGGCGATTGGAATCGATTTGAAAAAGAATCCAAATCAAAAAGTGATTTCTGTCGATCCAAAAGTGATTAAGCTTGGTTCAAAAGTATACGTAGAAGGTTATGGCACGGCAATCGCAGCTGATACAGGCGGTGCGATTAAAGGAAATAAAATTGATGTTCTTCTTCCTTCTCAAAAAGAAGCGTTAAAATGGGGAAGAAAAACAGTGAAAGTTCAAATCTTAAAATAA
- a CDS encoding DHA2 family efflux MFS transporter permease subunit, with protein sequence MNTQTQQSDQARTRSIFGVMIMGALVAFLNQTLINIALPQMMDHFHVTAATGNWLTTIFMLVNGIVIPITAFLMNRFTTRQLYITAMGLFTVGTLLCGIAPTFSVILVGRVVQAAGAGILFPLITNVIFTLFPPDRRGFAMGIFGVAMNFAPAVGPTLSGLIVEHYSWRVLFFMMFPIALINVIAAIILVKNVTETSRPKLDVLGVILSTIGFGGLLYAFATGGTKGWTSTEVLAMFIVGGISILFFIFRQLKIDQPLLEFRIFRYRMFTLTTIINVIVTMAMFSGMILMPIYMQNVRGFSPFLSGLLLLPGGIVMGIMSPITGRLFDKFGARWLAVIGLAITVVTTYELTKLETTTTFMYVMIVYTVRMFGMSLLMMPIFTAGLNELALSLNKYGTAMVNTLRMVAGAVGMAFFVSIMMNQGEKHVKNIVTNQQILPTDKGSMAEAVNQGTAMGINDAFMIATILSVIAFVLAFFIRKTSPKEDTITNRVKKAS encoded by the coding sequence ATGAATACACAAACACAACAGTCCGATCAAGCCCGAACTCGGTCTATTTTTGGCGTAATGATAATGGGAGCGCTCGTCGCTTTTTTAAATCAAACGCTGATTAACATTGCGCTTCCGCAAATGATGGATCATTTCCATGTAACGGCGGCTACGGGGAACTGGTTAACAACTATCTTTATGTTAGTAAACGGAATTGTTATTCCAATTACAGCATTTTTAATGAATCGATTTACGACAAGGCAGCTGTATATTACAGCAATGGGTCTGTTTACAGTAGGAACACTCCTTTGCGGTATCGCACCGACATTTTCTGTTATTTTAGTGGGACGCGTCGTGCAAGCAGCAGGAGCAGGAATTTTATTTCCGTTAATTACAAACGTTATTTTTACGTTATTCCCGCCTGACCGACGCGGTTTTGCGATGGGGATTTTTGGAGTAGCGATGAACTTCGCACCGGCAGTAGGTCCGACGCTTTCTGGTTTAATCGTTGAGCACTACTCATGGCGCGTTTTATTTTTTATGATGTTTCCAATTGCACTTATTAACGTAATTGCGGCAATTATTTTAGTGAAAAACGTTACGGAAACAAGCCGACCTAAGCTAGACGTGCTTGGCGTTATTTTATCAACAATTGGATTTGGCGGCTTACTGTATGCGTTCGCTACGGGCGGTACAAAGGGGTGGACCAGCACCGAAGTGTTAGCCATGTTTATTGTAGGCGGTATTTCGATTCTGTTCTTTATTTTCCGTCAGTTAAAAATTGATCAGCCGCTTCTTGAATTCCGTATTTTCCGTTACCGCATGTTCACGCTGACAACAATTATTAACGTAATTGTGACGATGGCAATGTTTTCAGGTATGATTTTAATGCCGATTTATATGCAAAACGTACGCGGCTTTTCACCGTTTCTTTCAGGCTTGCTGTTACTGCCAGGGGGAATTGTAATGGGGATTATGTCTCCTATTACAGGAAGACTGTTTGATAAGTTCGGCGCAAGATGGCTTGCTGTTATTGGTTTAGCGATTACCGTTGTGACAACATATGAATTAACAAAACTTGAAACAACCACAACATTTATGTATGTGATGATTGTCTATACTGTTCGTATGTTTGGGATGTCACTGCTCATGATGCCGATCTTTACAGCAGGATTAAATGAGCTTGCGCTTAGTCTAAATAAATACGGCACGGCAATGGTTAATACGCTTCGAATGGTTGCTGGAGCTGTAGGAATGGCGTTCTTTGTATCCATTATGATGAATCAAGGTGAAAAACACGTGAAAAACATCGTAACGAATCAGCAAATTTTGCCGACAGATAAAGGCAGTATGGCTGAAGCTGTGAATCAAGGTACAGCAATGGGTATTAACGATGCGTTTATGATCGCAACGATTTTAAGTGTGATCGCGTTTGTTTTAGCCTTCTTTATTCGCAAAACATCACCAAAAGAAGATACCATTACAAATCGTGTAAAAAAAGCAAGCTAA
- a CDS encoding YetF domain-containing protein, whose amino-acid sequence MGYAESTFRIACSFFVLLLLTRLMGKTEISQLNVFTFITAITIGNIASSLSTDERVEIDKGVYSLLGWTFLTIAMGYIGMKSKKARHLITGEPKIVIKQGKVMEKALKQVRLDIESLLGMLRQQNVFSIKDVEYAILEINGNLSVMQKQDKKPNAWSKTLLFPTSTGVIYDGKANEDALKDLHVDNNWLHKQLEKAGVNSVDDVFYAEVQSDGSLYIDYKKDKFNS is encoded by the coding sequence ATGGGCTATGCTGAATCGACGTTTCGAATCGCCTGTTCATTTTTTGTGCTGCTTCTTTTAACGCGGCTCATGGGAAAAACAGAAATCAGCCAGTTAAATGTATTTACATTTATTACGGCAATTACGATTGGTAATATCGCTTCTTCCCTCTCCACCGATGAGCGAGTGGAGATTGATAAAGGGGTTTATTCACTGCTAGGTTGGACATTTTTAACAATCGCTATGGGCTATATTGGAATGAAATCGAAAAAAGCACGGCATCTTATTACCGGTGAGCCTAAAATTGTGATTAAGCAAGGAAAAGTGATGGAAAAGGCGTTAAAACAAGTGCGGCTAGATATTGAATCTCTTTTAGGCATGCTGAGGCAGCAAAACGTATTTTCCATAAAAGATGTCGAATACGCCATATTAGAAATCAATGGAAATCTTTCCGTTATGCAAAAACAAGATAAAAAGCCAAACGCGTGGTCAAAAACGCTTTTATTTCCCACTTCAACCGGCGTTATTTACGACGGAAAAGCGAATGAAGATGCGTTGAAGGACCTGCATGTAGATAACAACTGGCTGCATAAGCAGCTCGAAAAAGCGGGAGTCAACTCAGTTGATGACGTCTTTTATGCTGAGGTTCAGTCGGACGGATCGCTTTATATTGACTATAAAAAAGATAAATTTAACTCATAA